The proteins below are encoded in one region of Nitrospira sp.:
- a CDS encoding 4'-phosphopantetheinyl transferase, translated as METIWETLSFPPALSGAELCVFKAEWTSVREFTTTFERWLAPGESARVAGTSHLRVRERFVLSRGILRLLLGRYIRCDPARVDIVLEASGRPILGPSHGPGGLRWSLAHSHEAVVVALSHHLRVGIDLEYLGRPMHASEVAHRFFHANEATRLDTLPEDGRTEAFFHYWTAKEAVLKATGLGLSGALDRCVVEYQPGAASAIVHCAENDHVSPWHVAYLGPYPQYLAAISAEGREWTYRCVDASRAFLNALIEGHMGHDGPVPESRRPRKND; from the coding sequence ATGGAGACGATATGGGAAACTCTTTCCTTCCCGCCTGCGCTGAGTGGAGCCGAATTGTGCGTATTCAAGGCCGAATGGACCTCTGTGCGGGAGTTCACCACGACCTTCGAGCGATGGCTGGCTCCTGGTGAATCCGCGCGAGTTGCGGGCACAAGTCACCTTCGCGTGCGGGAGCGATTCGTGCTGTCGCGAGGGATTCTGCGACTCTTACTCGGGCGATATATACGCTGCGATCCTGCTCGTGTGGACATTGTTCTCGAAGCATCAGGCAGACCTATTCTCGGACCATCCCACGGCCCTGGCGGGCTTCGGTGGAGTCTCGCTCATTCACACGAGGCCGTCGTTGTGGCGCTGTCTCACCATCTCCGAGTCGGAATCGATCTGGAGTATCTTGGTCGGCCGATGCATGCCTCGGAGGTCGCTCATCGATTCTTCCATGCGAATGAGGCAACGCGACTCGATACGCTTCCAGAGGACGGCCGAACGGAGGCGTTCTTTCATTACTGGACTGCGAAGGAAGCCGTGCTGAAGGCTACGGGGCTGGGGCTGTCGGGGGCGCTGGATCGGTGTGTCGTCGAGTATCAACCGGGTGCCGCGAGCGCGATCGTGCATTGTGCCGAGAACGATCATGTGAGTCCATGGCACGTCGCCTACCTCGGGCCGTATCCTCAGTACCTTGCGGCGATCAGCGCCGAAGGTCGGGAGTGGACGTATCGATGCGTGGATGCGTCACGGGCATTCCTCAATGCTTTGATCGAGGGACACATGGGTCACGACGGGCCGGTTCCAGAATCCCGAAGGCCACGGAAGAACGACTGA
- the tadA gene encoding tRNA-specific adenosine deaminase, whose translation MHSETDRDRTFMDEALREATRAAAAGEVPIGAVLVHEHRIIARAHNLRESRQDPTAHAELIVIREAAALLGTWRLLDTTLYVTLEPCAMCAGAAVLSRIPRLVFAAFDPKAGACGSLYNLVQDPRLNHRVQVLTRLGEEESQILLQSFFRGLRDSGTGPS comes from the coding sequence ATGCACTCAGAAACGGATCGGGATCGCACGTTCATGGACGAAGCTCTACGCGAAGCGACGCGTGCCGCTGCCGCCGGGGAAGTGCCCATCGGAGCCGTGCTCGTGCACGAACACCGGATTATAGCTCGCGCGCACAACCTCAGAGAAAGCCGTCAGGACCCCACCGCTCATGCCGAATTGATCGTGATCCGCGAGGCGGCCGCGCTGCTCGGGACATGGCGGCTGCTCGACACGACATTGTATGTCACCCTTGAACCATGCGCGATGTGTGCTGGAGCAGCGGTGCTCTCCCGCATTCCACGGTTGGTCTTCGCGGCCTTCGACCCCAAGGCCGGCGCATGCGGATCGCTCTATAACCTGGTTCAGGACCCGCGGTTGAATCACCGCGTGCAGGTGCTCACCCGACTTGGTGAGGAAGAGAGTCAGATACTCCTTCAGTCGTTCTTCCGTGGCCTTCGGGATTCTGGAACCGGCCCGTCGTGA
- a CDS encoding RNA polymerase produces MSSVTASWIQSTQYQMDDTESDSPLDEQLLARVAKGDLEAFGRLYDTSSCLLFTLALRILGQRDEAADILQDVYSEIWRKAARYDISRGTPMAWLVAMTRTRAIERARARAHRSGARPTVQDKNLVPIIDLVTGPTDHPAEVERRHRASRAYQGLPDESRQALEWAYFDGLTYLDIASRLNEPPGTIKQRIRAGMQQFRTGLQSTDDASPRYGT; encoded by the coding sequence ATGTCGTCCGTTACGGCATCGTGGATTCAAAGCACCCAGTACCAGATGGACGACACCGAATCGGATTCCCCACTCGACGAGCAACTGCTGGCTCGAGTCGCAAAGGGTGATCTGGAGGCTTTCGGGCGGCTTTACGACACGTCGAGTTGCCTGCTGTTTACCCTTGCGTTACGGATACTCGGACAGCGTGACGAAGCCGCCGACATTCTCCAAGACGTCTATTCGGAGATTTGGCGTAAGGCCGCGCGGTACGACATTTCTCGCGGAACGCCGATGGCCTGGTTGGTTGCCATGACCCGTACGCGTGCGATTGAACGGGCTCGAGCCCGTGCGCATCGATCCGGAGCGCGACCGACCGTTCAGGATAAGAACTTGGTGCCCATCATCGACCTGGTCACCGGGCCTACGGACCATCCGGCCGAAGTAGAACGTCGCCATCGCGCGAGTCGGGCATACCAAGGACTACCCGATGAATCGCGTCAAGCCCTCGAGTGGGCGTATTTCGACGGGCTGACCTATCTGGACATCGCCTCCCGTCTCAACGAACCCCCTGGCACCATCAAGCAGCGAATTCGGGCTGGGATGCAGCAGTTCCGCACCGGACTCCAGTCGACCGACGACGCATCGCCCCGCTATGGTACATGA
- the ahbD gene encoding heme b synthase: protein MKRIEAESFRSQLALKTASVRHPEGVTFELTYGCNLRCLHCFNPTHRALPNELPTAEVHRIVEQLAAFNVLTVTFTGGEPTIRPDIGPILRHARKQGLLLRLLTNATRMTASLIETLQQVATEQIYVSIYGATQYTYDRMTGAPGGYAAFRRGLDLLAGSALPVVVRMPVTTINQHEVLACKSLIEHYRFKFQYCFDVTPTVSGNLIPLSYRLSPEDKIRLDGELLGAREISGWDTPCTASPDFIDCACGKTRFAITPYGEMNLCTVFPIPRYDLRTGTIAEGWEVLKRTVDEARSNEHDQCPACEVRPHCRQGRVDAWLETGDMSPCLPHFKRWAEAESRAHALLDPRQAR, encoded by the coding sequence ATGAAGCGAATCGAGGCCGAGTCCTTTCGTTCCCAGCTAGCCTTGAAAACCGCAAGCGTCCGGCACCCCGAGGGAGTGACATTCGAGTTGACGTATGGATGCAATCTCCGATGTCTCCACTGCTTCAACCCGACCCACCGCGCCCTTCCAAACGAACTGCCAACCGCCGAGGTCCATCGGATCGTGGAACAACTCGCCGCCTTTAACGTCCTCACGGTCACCTTTACCGGTGGGGAGCCCACCATTCGCCCCGATATTGGGCCCATACTCCGACATGCGCGAAAACAAGGGTTGCTGCTCCGGCTCCTGACGAACGCGACGCGAATGACTGCTTCGTTGATCGAGACCCTCCAGCAGGTCGCCACCGAGCAAATATACGTATCTATATACGGTGCGACGCAATATACGTACGACCGAATGACCGGAGCACCCGGTGGTTATGCGGCCTTTCGCCGCGGCCTTGACCTGCTGGCTGGCTCCGCCCTGCCGGTTGTGGTCCGGATGCCTGTCACAACGATCAACCAGCACGAAGTGCTGGCCTGCAAATCGCTCATCGAGCACTATCGCTTCAAGTTTCAGTATTGCTTCGACGTGACCCCGACGGTGAGCGGGAATCTTATTCCGCTGAGTTACCGTCTCTCGCCCGAGGACAAAATTCGGCTCGATGGCGAGCTGCTGGGGGCACGGGAGATCTCAGGGTGGGACACCCCGTGCACGGCAAGTCCGGACTTCATCGACTGCGCCTGCGGTAAAACCCGCTTTGCCATTACCCCGTACGGGGAAATGAACCTGTGCACGGTGTTTCCAATTCCTCGCTATGACCTTCGCACCGGAACGATCGCGGAGGGATGGGAGGTGCTGAAGCGGACGGTTGACGAAGCGCGCTCGAACGAGCATGACCAATGTCCCGCATGCGAGGTTCGACCGCATTGCCGACAAGGACGAGTCGATGCCTGGCTGGAAACAGGTGACATGAGTCCCTGCCTGCCTCACTTCAAGCGGTGGGCCGAAGCGGAGTCCCGAGCCCATGCCCTTCTCGACCCTCGACAGGCTCGCTGA
- a CDS encoding radical SAM protein, producing the protein MSSPQAIPTLTYGEFSRALHDRAASDDRVIKAQVELTNRCNLHCRHCYTDPYNTPESIRRELTVEAWLALLRSMRDIGVVWLNLTGGDIFMHPHFFTIYEAAHRHGFLVQLYTNGTLFTRAIVQRLERMPPFTLDVSVHTVDEGRFDWFTQVPGSFRAFIRGMELLRRSPLPLSFKTKAMNWNQDELPAIQAFVESFDQSFGYTTSLSPRLNGDCSPLEFRLAPRQVTQLEGIDQSCSASWLSRGGEATAGAPPDRLYRCGCGTDTIHVNAWGELGTCTMQYEHRASLRDFSLREAIDRVFTAVRAARYQSMSPCRTCAIYKFCDKKPDEARRECGSVEAPIAYNCDLAVGRATALTGTPVPHPLQELINLRGTDE; encoded by the coding sequence ATGTCTAGCCCACAGGCCATACCCACGCTGACGTACGGCGAATTCAGCCGTGCCCTCCATGATCGCGCCGCATCGGACGATCGTGTCATCAAGGCGCAGGTCGAGTTGACCAATCGCTGCAACCTGCATTGCCGCCACTGTTATACGGATCCGTACAACACGCCCGAGTCGATTCGACGGGAACTCACCGTGGAGGCATGGCTCGCACTTCTCCGAAGCATGAGAGACATCGGTGTCGTATGGCTCAATCTGACGGGCGGGGATATTTTCATGCACCCTCACTTCTTCACGATCTACGAGGCGGCGCATCGACACGGCTTCCTGGTGCAGCTTTATACGAACGGCACGTTGTTCACACGAGCCATCGTGCAGCGGCTCGAACGGATGCCGCCCTTTACGTTGGACGTCTCGGTCCACACGGTGGATGAGGGACGATTCGATTGGTTTACGCAAGTGCCGGGATCCTTCCGCGCGTTCATACGCGGGATGGAGCTGCTCAGACGGAGTCCGTTACCGCTCTCCTTCAAGACAAAGGCCATGAATTGGAACCAGGATGAGTTGCCGGCCATCCAAGCGTTCGTGGAGTCGTTCGACCAGTCATTCGGCTATACCACCAGTCTCTCACCTCGCTTGAACGGCGACTGTTCCCCTCTGGAGTTTCGCCTGGCGCCTCGTCAGGTTACCCAACTGGAAGGCATCGATCAGTCGTGCTCGGCTTCATGGCTGTCCCGTGGCGGAGAGGCCACAGCCGGCGCCCCCCCTGACCGGCTCTATCGATGCGGCTGTGGAACGGACACCATCCATGTGAATGCATGGGGGGAACTCGGCACCTGCACCATGCAGTACGAGCACCGAGCATCGCTGCGGGATTTCTCGTTACGGGAGGCCATCGACCGAGTGTTTACGGCCGTACGTGCCGCCCGCTATCAGTCCATGTCACCGTGCCGCACCTGTGCAATCTATAAGTTTTGCGACAAGAAGCCTGACGAGGCGCGCCGGGAGTGCGGCTCCGTTGAAGCCCCCATTGCCTACAACTGTGATCTCGCGGTCGGACGGGCGACTGCGCTGACAGGAACTCCGGTTCCCCATCCACTCCAAGAATTGATCAACCTGAGAGGGACGGACGAGTGA